One Bacteroidota bacterium genomic window carries:
- the rbfA gene encoding 30S ribosome-binding factor RbfA, which translates to MDSTRQTRISKQIQKDLSDILLHHTSSLAPGKMLTITRVRITPDLGLAKINISVFPSEKASEVVNHLNEHYAPLRHELGNRMRNQLRKIPDLKFYLDDSLDYIDNINQLLKP; encoded by the coding sequence ATGGATTCAACAAGACAAACTCGCATATCCAAGCAAATTCAGAAAGATCTGTCGGATATACTCCTACATCATACAAGTAGCCTGGCTCCGGGTAAAATGCTCACCATTACACGTGTACGCATTACACCTGACCTGGGACTTGCAAAAATCAATATCAGTGTCTTTCCTTCGGAAAAGGCAAGCGAAGTGGTCAATCACTTGAATGAACATTATGCCCCGTTGCGCCATGAACTCGGAAACCGGATGCGTAATCAGCTAAGAAAAATTCCCGACCTGAAATTTTATCTCGACGACTCGCTCGACTATATCGACAACATTAATCAACTGCTTAAACCCTGA
- the trpS gene encoding tryptophan--tRNA ligase produces MSKKRVLSCIQPTGEIHLGNYFGAVKNWVGLQDQYSCVYGVVDLHAMTMPYDPKVLRENTYRMVVELLACGIDPEKSVLFVQSLVPQHTELAWIFNCVTSYGELSRMTQFKDKSEMLQSKSGKTIISTGLFTYPVLQAADILVYNADFVPVGKDQEQHLELTRNIAIRFNKQFGHYFKEPAPLFTEIPKLMSLADPTKKMSKSLGEKHYIGLFEEEERIRKKVRSAVTDTGTPSEGTMSEGVANLFNLLKACGKEDAVNSFTHDFESGTLKYKDLKEATAEALIELTTPFRIKKAELMSDRAFVENLMKEHSLKAVELASETLHQVKKLTGIFDIR; encoded by the coding sequence ATGAGCAAAAAAAGAGTTTTATCGTGTATTCAGCCAACGGGCGAAATTCATTTGGGTAATTATTTTGGTGCTGTAAAAAACTGGGTCGGGTTGCAGGATCAGTATAGTTGTGTGTATGGTGTTGTCGATTTGCATGCCATGACCATGCCTTACGATCCGAAAGTTTTACGCGAAAACACTTATCGCATGGTAGTGGAATTGCTGGCTTGCGGAATTGACCCTGAAAAATCAGTGCTATTTGTTCAGTCGCTGGTACCTCAACATACCGAGCTGGCATGGATATTTAATTGTGTGACATCGTACGGAGAATTGTCGCGCATGACCCAGTTTAAAGACAAGTCGGAAATGTTGCAAAGCAAATCGGGCAAAACTATAATTTCTACCGGGTTATTTACTTACCCTGTTTTACAGGCTGCCGATATTCTGGTTTACAATGCCGATTTTGTTCCCGTAGGCAAAGACCAGGAACAACACCTCGAACTAACCCGCAACATTGCCATACGTTTTAACAAGCAATTCGGACATTATTTTAAAGAGCCGGCACCCTTGTTCACAGAAATACCCAAGCTGATGTCGCTGGCCGATCCTACCAAAAAAATGAGTAAAAGTCTCGGCGAAAAGCATTATATAGGTTTGTTCGAAGAAGAAGAGAGGATACGCAAAAAAGTGCGTTCAGCAGTTACCGATACCGGCACTCCATCTGAGGGAACGATGAGTGAGGGTGTGGCCAATCTTTTCAACCTTTTAAAAGCTTGTGGCAAAGAGGATGCTGTGAATTCCTTTACACACGATTTTGAATCTGGAACCTTAAAGTACAAAGATTTAAAAGAAGCTACTGCAGAAGCACTCATTGAATTAACGACCCCTTTCAGAATAAAAAAAGCCGAATTGATGAGTGACCGTGCCTTTGTCGAAAATCTGATGAAGGAGCATTCGCTAAAAGCGGTTGAACTGGCGAGTGAAACCCTGCACCAGGTAAAAAAACTTACAGGCATTTTTGATATTCGCTAA